The Leptospira andrefontaineae genome has a segment encoding these proteins:
- a CDS encoding SCO family protein — translation MTGVIASLIIVFFFSHSNTGMIQAEKDVPEETLILADKQESVSIQSIFFGKQNFLYFGSLDSSKNDLDQVEKFVQWFDKSAPGDSQFVFISLTPEKDEQKDLQDRFGRLSEKILLLKPASSSAALELARSFGIQAYIQPDSGDMKYKTALIWVDDSPKIRGIFPKIPEKPDSIDLPSLLVRAKEVP, via the coding sequence ATGACCGGCGTAATTGCCAGTTTGATCATCGTATTCTTCTTTTCTCATTCCAATACTGGAATGATCCAAGCCGAGAAGGATGTCCCGGAAGAAACCTTAATTCTCGCGGATAAACAAGAGAGCGTTTCAATCCAATCTATATTCTTTGGAAAACAAAACTTCTTATATTTCGGATCTTTAGACTCTTCTAAAAACGATCTGGATCAAGTGGAGAAATTCGTCCAGTGGTTTGATAAATCCGCGCCGGGTGATTCCCAATTTGTATTTATCAGTTTAACTCCAGAAAAAGACGAGCAGAAAGATCTACAAGATAGATTCGGCAGACTAAGTGAGAAGATACTTTTACTAAAACCTGCAAGCTCAAGTGCAGCATTGGAGTTAGCCAGATCATTCGGGATCCAAGCTTATATCCAACCTGACAGCGGAGATATGAAATATAAGACCGCACTAATCTGGGTGGACGATTCTCCCAAGATCAGAGGTATCTTTCCTAAAATTCCGGAAAAACCGGATTCAATAGATCTGCCTTCTCTACTCGTCCGAGCAAAAGAAGTTCCCTAA
- a CDS encoding LIC_20196 family exoprotein, translated as MQKRFVSVVFVLILLFITPISALTPPPSLESQVNSSNFIALAKLSNVKESKISSNSISVTASVEILKSLKGGKELPQKFDIAFLIFPELFGKWLKAAPQEGEYILFLIKKKVKDSKGVESEVIGLYEPHPYAFREYNKQLEENILSLIKN; from the coding sequence ATGCAAAAACGTTTCGTATCGGTCGTATTCGTACTGATCCTATTATTCATCACGCCAATTTCAGCATTAACACCACCGCCCAGTCTGGAATCTCAGGTGAATTCTTCCAACTTTATCGCTTTGGCAAAACTTTCCAATGTGAAAGAAAGTAAGATCTCTTCTAATTCTATTTCAGTCACTGCAAGTGTAGAAATCCTAAAATCCTTAAAAGGAGGAAAGGAACTCCCTCAAAAATTCGATATCGCATTTTTGATCTTTCCGGAGTTATTCGGAAAATGGTTGAAGGCGGCCCCTCAAGAGGGAGAATATATACTTTTTCTAATTAAGAAAAAAGTAAAGGATAGCAAAGGTGTCGAATCCGAGGTGATCGGACTTTACGAACCACACCCTTACGCTTTCCGAGAATACAACAAACAGCTAGAAGAAAACATTTTATCTTTAATTAAGAACTAA